A single genomic interval of Nitrosomonadales bacterium harbors:
- a CDS encoding zinc dependent phospholipase C family protein produces MQNSFKHWRWFIPLLFYSSDALAWGLYTHVYFAQLLLWAVPLTDPNFRRAVASYPRLVLAGACLPDLSLVGRYSGMDELDGTHDWACAHKLIGHARSDEERALAVGFASHLLVDVIAHNHFVPAHERMWLDFPMLTHAAVEWAMDSHIRGHMYVAPADLLDQHRHELADYVAHQFGCPVEAAWRSMHLLAKAESLLRSSRLPLVCYRGALLLDERLLHRFNYYLRATAGKMVQINRILSGEAPLWHAELPCMEATRERIGLCAMHQVRGWLPLPQDLFQIDSDAQASMAPIAAPASTSLG; encoded by the coding sequence ATGCAGAATTCCTTCAAACACTGGCGCTGGTTTATCCCGCTATTGTTTTACAGCAGCGACGCGCTGGCATGGGGACTATACACACATGTGTATTTCGCCCAGCTGCTGTTGTGGGCCGTTCCGCTCACCGACCCGAATTTTCGCCGTGCCGTTGCCAGCTATCCCAGACTCGTTCTGGCCGGAGCCTGCCTGCCGGACCTGTCGCTGGTTGGCCGTTATTCAGGAATGGATGAGTTGGATGGGACGCACGACTGGGCGTGCGCACACAAGCTGATCGGACATGCCCGGAGCGATGAGGAACGCGCGCTGGCCGTGGGTTTCGCCAGCCATTTGCTGGTCGATGTGATTGCGCACAACCATTTCGTTCCGGCGCACGAGCGTATGTGGCTCGATTTTCCGATGCTGACGCATGCGGCAGTGGAGTGGGCGATGGACTCGCACATTCGCGGCCACATGTATGTAGCTCCTGCCGATCTGCTCGATCAGCACCGCCATGAATTGGCGGATTATGTGGCGCATCAGTTCGGCTGTCCGGTAGAGGCGGCATGGCGCAGCATGCACCTGCTGGCAAAGGCCGAATCGCTGCTGCGATCCAGCCGTCTGCCGCTGGTCTGTTATCGTGGCGCACTATTGCTGGATGAACGTTTGCTTCATCGTTTCAATTATTATCTGCGCGCAACGGCCGGAAAAATGGTCCAGATCAACCGGATCCTGTCCGGCGAGGCGCCACTATGGCATGCCGAGTTGCCTTGCATGGAAGCGACGCGGGAACGCATAGGTTTATGCGCGATGCATCAGGTACGGGGGTGGCTGCCGCTGCCGCAGGACTTGTTTCAGATCGACAGTGATGCCCAGGCAAGCATGGCACCGATCGCCGCGCCGGCCAGCACGTCGCTGGGGTAG
- a CDS encoding DMT family transporter, translating to MLVAGLLFACMGVLIKFGAPRFSSSELVFYRSFFGLLIVYAMVHRARIPLATPHRRGHLWRGLSGTAAMMLFFYCLTVLPLATAVTLNYTSSLFLSALTVLVLKDKFHLPLSSALVLGFLGVILLLHPTLEQDQLLPGLLGLISGLLAGVALLNVRQLGMLGEPGMRVVFYFNLIATLVSGAWMLKDTLHPVVAGDLPLLIAIGASATFAQIAMTRAYRTGQTLVVGSLAYSTIVFSALFGVLLWHELLALSAWLGIALIIASGMLSLRLTPKPLPANHLGSET from the coding sequence ATGCTGGTGGCGGGCCTGCTGTTCGCCTGCATGGGCGTACTGATCAAGTTCGGGGCGCCGCGCTTTTCCAGCAGCGAACTGGTGTTCTACCGCTCCTTCTTCGGCCTGCTCATCGTGTACGCGATGGTGCATCGCGCCCGCATCCCGCTTGCCACGCCACATCGGCGCGGCCATCTATGGCGCGGACTTTCCGGAACCGCCGCGATGATGCTGTTCTTCTATTGCCTCACCGTGTTGCCGCTGGCGACCGCCGTTACGCTCAACTACACCTCTTCGCTGTTCCTCTCTGCGCTGACCGTGCTGGTACTGAAGGACAAATTCCACCTGCCGCTGAGCAGCGCATTGGTGCTCGGTTTCCTCGGCGTGATCCTGTTGCTGCACCCGACACTGGAACAGGACCAGTTGCTGCCCGGCCTGCTCGGCCTCATCTCCGGCCTGCTGGCCGGCGTCGCGCTGCTCAACGTGCGCCAGTTGGGCATGCTGGGCGAACCCGGCATGCGCGTGGTGTTCTATTTCAACCTGATCGCCACGCTCGTAAGCGGCGCATGGATGCTGAAAGACACGCTGCACCCGGTCGTCGCGGGCGACCTGCCCCTGCTCATTGCCATTGGCGCATCGGCCACCTTTGCGCAGATTGCCATGACGCGCGCCTACCGCACCGGACAGACGCTGGTGGTCGGAAGCCTGGCCTATAGCACCATCGTGTTCTCGGCGTTGTTCGGCGTGCTGCTCTGGCACGAGTTGCTGGCCTTGAGCGCATGGCTCGGCATCGCACTCATCATTGCCAGCGGCATGTTAAGCTTGCGCCTGACACCGAAACCCCTTCCAGCAAACCATTTAGGGAGCGAAACATGA
- the phoU gene encoding phosphate signaling complex protein PhoU, which yields MSNSKHTSAQFDAELQTVCERVLLMGNLVESQIRLVLEALASNDIVLMNRIINDDHRVNALEVEIDEQCVLIIARRQPAANDLRLVMTVIKTITDLERIGDEAKKIAYIAKRLLQREHIHVARYTEIRHATQLVLDMLRKSLDSFARLDLAAVAQVVRQDDLVDNEFRTILRYLVTVMMEDPRTISTALEILFIAKALERIGDHAQNMAEYMVYMVKGRDARHISIEEIEQKIQE from the coding sequence ATGAGCAACAGCAAACACACATCGGCACAATTCGATGCCGAGCTCCAGACCGTGTGCGAGCGCGTGCTACTGATGGGAAATCTGGTGGAAAGCCAGATCAGACTCGTACTGGAAGCTCTCGCCAGCAACGACATTGTGCTGATGAACCGCATCATCAACGATGATCACCGCGTCAACGCGCTGGAAGTGGAAATCGACGAACAATGTGTGCTGATCATTGCCCGTCGCCAGCCCGCCGCGAACGATTTGCGCCTCGTAATGACAGTGATCAAGACCATCACCGATCTGGAACGTATCGGCGACGAGGCCAAGAAGATCGCCTATATAGCCAAGCGACTGTTGCAACGCGAGCACATCCATGTGGCGCGTTATACCGAGATCCGGCATGCCACCCAACTGGTGCTGGACATGCTGCGCAAGTCCCTGGATTCATTTGCACGGCTCGACCTTGCCGCCGTTGCACAGGTGGTACGCCAGGATGACCTGGTGGACAACGAATTCCGCACTATCCTGCGCTATCTCGTCACCGTCATGATGGAAGACCCGCGCACCATTTCCACGGCACTGGAGATACTTTTCATCGCCAAGGCGCTCGAACGCATAGGCGACCATGCGCAAAACATGGCCGAATACATGGTTTATATGGTCAAGGGCCGAGACGCACGCCACATCAGCATCGAAGAGATCGAACAAAAGATACAGGAATAG
- a CDS encoding STAS/SEC14 domain-containing protein, translating to MITIEQTDNLVNAAVLGEFTLADFKAFEEQSLFKLKSPGELNLLFDLRAMIDYTLDVAWEEIKFFSSEHNHDFSRIAVVTSDQWIAWQAWLSRIFVDADICVFADYDEAMAWVSA from the coding sequence ATGATCACCATCGAGCAAACCGACAACCTCGTCAACGCTGCCGTGCTTGGCGAATTCACGCTTGCCGACTTCAAGGCTTTCGAGGAACAGTCGCTGTTCAAGCTGAAATCGCCCGGCGAACTGAACCTGTTGTTCGACCTGCGCGCGATGATCGACTACACCCTGGACGTCGCGTGGGAGGAAATCAAATTCTTCAGCAGCGAACACAACCACGACTTCAGCAGGATCGCCGTGGTCACCAGCGACCAGTGGATCGCCTGGCAGGCATGGCTGTCGCGCATATTCGTGGACGCCGATATTTGCGTGTTTGCCGACTATGACGAGGCGATGGCCTGGGTTTCTGCCTGA
- the rpmG gene encoding 50S ribosomal protein L33 produces the protein MRDKIKLESSAGTGHFYTTTKNKKTTPEKLEMKKFDPKARKHVMYKETKLK, from the coding sequence ATGCGCGATAAAATCAAACTCGAATCCAGTGCCGGCACCGGTCATTTCTACACCACGACCAAGAACAAGAAGACCACGCCCGAAAAGCTCGAAATGAAGAAGTTCGATCCCAAGGCACGCAAGCACGTCATGTACAAGGAAACCAAGCTGAAATAA
- a CDS encoding diacylglycerol kinase — MTRRWPGFLPDEWQDTRQQYCHNRPAQSRVDSFQEFSVKSPYKGKTGLRRVYNAFGYSLAGFRAAYQHEDAFRQEVLLSALLIPLALWLPVAGLGKALMIASVLLVLIVELLNSAIEAAVDRISLDSHNLAKRAKDIGSAAVLVSLINVLAVWSLVLTA; from the coding sequence ATGACGAGGCGATGGCCTGGGTTTCTGCCTGACGAATGGCAGGATACGCGGCAACAATATTGTCACAATCGACCCGCACAATCGCGGGTCGATTCATTTCAGGAGTTTTCAGTGAAAAGTCCATACAAAGGGAAAACCGGTCTGCGCCGCGTGTATAACGCATTCGGTTATTCGCTCGCCGGATTCCGCGCCGCATACCAGCATGAAGACGCCTTTCGCCAGGAAGTCCTGCTCTCCGCGCTGCTGATCCCGCTGGCGCTGTGGCTGCCGGTCGCCGGCCTCGGCAAGGCGCTGATGATCGCCAGCGTATTATTGGTATTGATCGTCGAGCTGCTGAACTCCGCCATCGAGGCTGCCGTGGATCGCATCTCGCTGGACAGCCACAACCTCGCCAAACGCGCCAAGGACATCGGCAGCGCCGCCGTATTGGTCAGCCTCATCAATGTGCTGGCGGTATGGTCGCTGGTGCTGACCGCCTGA
- a CDS encoding glycosyltransferase family 1 protein yields MNTVNDLLNRPAPLHIALVTETYLPEVNGVAITIGRMVEGLNKRGHLIHLIRPRQHKRDAPQQEHLLCETLVSGMPIPGYPELKAGLPAKGLLLSLWQQRRPDIVHVATEGPLGWSACSAARKLGIPVSTDFHTNFHNYSRHYGVGWMNKPIASYLRHFHNRTDCTLVPTTSLQQELLHDGYRDVMVVSRGVDAELFHPAKRSIELRNTWGATDGTPVAIIVSRLAAEKNLPVVIQAFEQMRAIRPDAKLVMVGDGPARAALEKQHPDVIFAGMRTGEELAAHYASGDIFLYPSLTETYGNVTVEAMASGLATIAYDYAAARQHIRHEVNGLLAPFDDTAAFVAQASGLVADTGRIHRLRNSARQTVESLTWEHIMGQMETALADMVHTKGVNNVQTELSAATD; encoded by the coding sequence ATGAATACAGTAAATGACCTCCTCAATCGCCCCGCGCCCCTGCACATTGCACTGGTGACCGAGACCTACCTGCCCGAAGTGAACGGCGTTGCCATCACCATCGGTCGTATGGTGGAAGGCTTGAATAAACGCGGACATCTCATCCACCTGATCCGTCCGCGCCAGCACAAACGGGACGCGCCGCAACAGGAACACCTGCTCTGTGAGACGCTGGTCTCAGGCATGCCGATCCCGGGTTATCCAGAACTCAAGGCCGGGCTCCCGGCAAAGGGCCTGCTATTGAGTTTATGGCAGCAACGGCGCCCGGACATCGTGCATGTTGCCACCGAAGGACCGCTGGGCTGGTCGGCCTGCAGCGCCGCCCGAAAGCTGGGCATTCCGGTCAGCACCGACTTCCACACCAACTTCCACAATTACAGCCGGCACTACGGCGTGGGATGGATGAACAAGCCGATCGCTTCCTATCTGCGCCACTTCCACAACCGTACGGACTGCACGCTCGTACCGACCACTTCGCTGCAACAGGAATTACTGCACGATGGCTACCGCGATGTGATGGTGGTGTCGCGCGGCGTGGATGCGGAGCTGTTCCACCCGGCCAAACGCAGCATCGAACTGCGCAACACCTGGGGCGCGACGGACGGCACTCCTGTGGCCATCATCGTCAGCCGGCTGGCAGCGGAGAAAAACCTGCCGGTGGTGATCCAGGCGTTCGAACAGATGCGCGCCATACGGCCGGACGCAAAGCTGGTCATGGTCGGCGACGGGCCTGCCCGCGCCGCACTGGAAAAGCAGCATCCTGACGTGATCTTCGCCGGCATGCGCACCGGCGAAGAGCTTGCCGCGCATTATGCCTCGGGCGATATCTTCCTCTACCCAAGCCTGACCGAAACCTATGGCAACGTGACGGTCGAGGCGATGGCCAGCGGCTTGGCTACCATTGCCTATGACTACGCTGCCGCACGCCAGCATATCCGCCATGAAGTGAACGGCTTGCTCGCGCCGTTCGACGATACGGCGGCTTTCGTCGCACAGGCGAGCGGACTGGTCGCCGATACCGGGCGCATCCACCGTCTCCGCAACAGCGCCCGCCAGACCGTGGAATCGCTGACTTGGGAGCACATCATGGGACAGATGGAGACGGCGCTCGCCGACATGGTGCATACCAAAGGGGTGAACAATGTCCAGACCGAGCTTTCCGCTGCAACAGATTAG
- a CDS encoding phosphatase PAP2 family protein — MSRPSFPLQQISQWDVGLCQFCNRQSRYLLVRKLFRVVSRLGDGVFWYFLMSLMLLRYQATALPAVMHMLAVALAGTLLYKLIKGKTLRPRPFKVYPSIVCAGKALDQFSFPSGHTLHAVAFSIVAVAYFPGLFWLVSPFTLLVALSRPILGLHYPSDVLAGAAIGAMLAWASLSI, encoded by the coding sequence ATGTCCAGACCGAGCTTTCCGCTGCAACAGATTAGCCAGTGGGATGTCGGGCTTTGCCAGTTCTGCAACCGGCAAAGCCGTTACTTGTTGGTGCGCAAATTGTTCCGCGTTGTCAGCCGGCTTGGTGACGGGGTCTTCTGGTACTTCCTGATGTCCCTCATGCTGCTGCGCTACCAGGCTACGGCGTTACCCGCCGTGATGCATATGCTCGCCGTTGCGCTGGCCGGCACGCTGCTCTATAAACTGATCAAGGGCAAGACCCTGCGCCCGCGTCCGTTCAAGGTCTACCCCAGCATCGTCTGCGCCGGCAAGGCATTAGACCAGTTCAGCTTCCCTTCCGGGCATACGTTGCATGCCGTCGCGTTCAGCATCGTCGCCGTCGCCTATTTCCCCGGCCTGTTCTGGCTGGTATCCCCGTTCACGCTGCTGGTCGCCCTGTCGCGCCCGATACTGGGCCTGCACTACCCCAGCGACGTGCTGGCCGGCGCGGCGATCGGTGCCATGCTTGCCTGGGCATCACTGTCGATCTGA